One part of the Streptomyces lienomycini genome encodes these proteins:
- a CDS encoding NADPH-dependent F420 reductase codes for MGFIGSGSIGSTITRLAVAAGHQVVLSNSRGPGSLADTVAELGPQASAATSEEAAAAGDIVVVTVPVTAFPALPAAPLAGKTVIDTCNYGPERDGHIPELEGTSLTSSELLLRYVPDAMLVKAFNNIYFKHLLSLARPAGAADRSYLPIAGDSGPAKAAAAEFIDSIGYGVVDAGLLADSWRQATGTPVWGTPYGPPSNEKGRPTGPDAIRAALATATR; via the coding sequence GTGGGATTCATCGGAAGCGGGTCCATCGGCAGCACGATCACGCGGCTCGCCGTCGCGGCCGGACACCAGGTCGTGCTCAGCAACTCGCGCGGTCCCGGGTCGCTCGCGGACACGGTCGCGGAACTGGGTCCCCAAGCGTCGGCGGCGACGAGCGAGGAGGCCGCGGCGGCCGGTGACATCGTCGTGGTCACGGTGCCGGTCACGGCCTTCCCCGCCCTGCCCGCCGCACCGCTGGCCGGGAAGACGGTCATCGACACGTGCAACTACGGCCCCGAGCGCGACGGGCACATCCCCGAGCTGGAGGGCACGTCGCTCACCTCGAGCGAGCTGCTGCTGCGATACGTCCCGGACGCCATGCTGGTGAAAGCGTTCAACAACATCTACTTCAAGCACCTGTTGTCGCTCGCCCGCCCGGCGGGGGCGGCCGACCGCTCGTACCTGCCGATCGCCGGGGACTCCGGGCCGGCGAAGGCGGCAGCTGCCGAGTTCATCGATTCCATCGGGTACGGCGTGGTGGACGCGGGACTCCTGGCCGACAGCTGGCGGCAGGCGACGGGCACACCGGTGTGGGGAACCCCGTACGGGCCGCCCTCGAACGAGAAGGGCCGGCCGACCGGCCCGGACGCCATCCGCGCGGCGCTGGCCACCGCAACGCGGTAA